The bacterium sequence AGGATTACGACAGGCTCCTCCCCCGACTGCACCCGCACGCTGCCACTGAGCAGGCAGAAGATTTGCTCCGCCTCGTGATGGTGGCGGACGGTTGTGGCTCCTTTTTTCGCGTTGACGTAACAAATCATAACGTGCTCGCCACTCACGATCTTGGGTTCGACACCCGGAAAGGGAATTTTGGTCGGCAGCTTGTCCCAGTCAGTAACGGGCATATTTTGCTCCTCTCGTCCTGATCCTCAAATCATGTTCATCCAGACTTCTCATCCCAACCGGAATTGCGCGGCAATGCTCTCTACCCGTGCATCGTGAATTGTCAATTGCGCACTCTTCCATGCAATGGGCGCAGCGGCCCTCAGGCGGCTCAAATTCCCCGCCTTCGTTAT is a genomic window containing:
- a CDS encoding cupin domain-containing protein, giving the protein MPVTDWDKLPTKIPFPGVEPKIVSGEHVMICYVNAKKGATTVRHHHEAEQIFCLLSGSVRVQSGEEPVVILKPGDVWYVPSHVEHQADYLEDTVAFEACSPIRKDNFGGYLHQDTHMTKQRDLAALMKKQNKGGK